The nucleotide window CACCACCGGACAACAGGGGCACTTCTCCGGCCAAATCGGAGACGAGCCGTGTGTCCAGTTGCTCGTGCAGTTCGATCGCGACGCCCCGGACATTGGCGCAGGCGGCTGAACGTCCGCTCGATGCGAGAAGACCGGCAGATCATACCCCATCGTCTCACGTGGCGGGCACGACGAAAGGACATCGGAATCATGTTGAACAGGGTCTTCATGCTGACAGGTCTCATTGCTGTGGCCGTCGCAGCCGGCGCGGTGGCGGCGAGCGAGGGCGGCGGCAGCAAGAGCTCCACGTTGCTGAAGTCGACCGCTTCGTGGAACGACATCCGCTACGTGGCCTATCCTGCCGGCCAGCCGGAGCTGACGACGTTGAGGATGACAATACCAGCCAACGCCAAGCTCGATTGGCACCGGCATCCCATGCCCAACACCGCATATATCCTCTCGGGCACCCTGACGATCGAGGAGAAGGGCACCGGCCGCAAGGCGACCTATCATGCCGGTCAGTCCTTCGCCGAGTCGGTTGACAACGTCCATCGCGGCACCACTGGCGCCGAGCCGGTCGTAGCGATCGTGACCTATGCTGGCGTGTCGGGCCAACCGCTATCGATCCCCGTGCCCGAAGCTGGACACTGACCCGTGACGATGCCGAACCTGTGGGATGACTCGCTTCGCGGCGTGGTGCTACTCCAGCCGAAGAACCGCTGGACCGTTCGGCTCGCTTCGCGCGATCCGATGGCGAAGCCGGAAATCGATCCTCGCTATCTCAGCGAGATCGAGGATGTGGACACATCGATCGCGGGACTCCGTATCCCCCAGCACGTCGCGCAGGCCGACATCTTGAAACCATGGGCTGAGACGATATTCTCCGCCCCGAACGCGAGCGACGCGGAACTCGCCGCCTCAGTCCCCGGCGACATCGGCACGGTCCGGATGGGAGCGGGGGATGGTCCGGCTGCGGGTCAAGGGCATCGCTGCCCCGGGGGTCCGGATGATGAAGATTTGAGCGCTCGATCCGTCATCTTTCCTCACAATCAAACCTGCAAGGAAAAACGCCATGACCTTATCCGTCGCCGTTCTTGTCGGTAGCCTGCGCAAGGCATCGTTCAACCGCCAAATGGCCCACGTGCTCATCGGGCTTGCGCCGGAGGACTTGAAGCTTGAGATCGTCGAGATCGGTGATCTGCCGCTTTACAACGAGGATCTCGAACAAAAGACGCCGCCTGCCGCTTGGACCGCGTTCCGCAAGAAGGTGAAAACTTTCGATGCCGTCCTTTTCGTGACGCCGGAATACAACCGCTCGGTACCGGCAGCCCTCAAGAACGCGCTCGACGTCGGGTCCAGGCCGTATGGCAGGAGCGTGTGGAGCGGCAAGCCCGGTGCGATCGTCAGCGTCTCGCCCGGCCACATCGGCGGCTTTGGAGCCAACCATCATTTGCGCCAGTCTCTGGTCTTCCTCGACGTGCCGATCCTTCAGCAGCCGGAAGCCTACATTGGCAATGTCGCGGACCTGCTCGACGAGAGTGGAGAGCTGGCAAACGAGAACACGAAGAAGCTCCTCATCGCTTTCATGGCGACCTTCGGAAAGTGGATCGCCAGCAACCGGTCGAAAGCGTGAGGGAGGTAAGCAGCCGGAGGAGAGCGCAGCGACGTTGCCCCATGCGCGTGCTCGTGGACGCCAAGGTGCATGATGCCCTGGTGGAAAAGCTGGTGCCGCTGGTGCGGGCCCTGCCGTATGGAAACCCCGCCGACCCCAAGACCGTGGTGGGGCCGTTGGTGACCCGCAAGGCTGTGGACGGCGTGTTCGCGAAGATCGAGAGAGTCAAGGCCGCCCGCGCCCGCATGCTCGTCGGGGGACCGGCGCAGGGCCGTGTGGTGCCACCGCACCTGTTCGTCGATGTGGACCCAACGCACGCGCTGGCGCGCCAAGAGGTCTTCAGGCCGGTGCTGCCGGTCATGAGGTTCCGCACCGACGACGAGGCGATGGCCACCGACACGGAATACGGCATGGCCGGCGCGGTCTTCAGCCCTGACGTCGCGCGGGCTCAGCGTTTTGCGATGGGGCTGGATGCAGCCATGACGAACATCAACGACCAGACCAGGCAGACCGACATCTATGGCCCGTTCGGCGGCGAAAAGAATTCTGGCTTTGGCCGCGTCAACGGCGAGTGGATCATCGAGGAGTTCACGCGGCCGCATTGGGTAACGCAGCAGGACATCCGGCGTGCCCATCTCTTCTGATCCTGCCCATGCGCCGCCATCGAGTCCTCGGGAATCCCCACGATCAACCTCTGCTCGGTCGCGATCCCATCACCTTTGGCGATACGAGCCATGCGACCCAATTCGAGCAAGGCCTTGGTCCGTCACGGGTGCGGGAAACGACGGGCCGACGGGGACCAGGCCTCAAAGTCGGGCGGCACTCTGACGACATGCAGGAGAATCAGATCCACCTTCAAGATCGAGGAGAACCTGAGCGCATAGGCGAAGGCCCGTCGAGCTGGCTTCGAACAATCCGTGGCCAGTAGATCGGTCGTTCTCCGCTCGCTGGCCGGCCACGGCTACATTCACATCCCAACGAGGGAGGAACCCATCCTCTCCTGCAAGTGTCGGAGATGTTCGACGGCCTTGGCTTTTTGCTCCGGCGTCAGGCTCGCGTGAAACCCCTCCAACTTTGGCACGACCTGCGAGGCGACCTGGCGCTGCAACTCTTGTCTTCGCTCAAGTAACTCAAGCACTTTGGCCTGATCCAGACGATCCGCCTGAATCTGAGCAACGGCGTCATCAATCAGCGTCTGGCGTTCCTTGCCGACTTTGGCCCGCGCCGCCAGCATCTCCTGTTTCACAGCGTCCAGTTTGGCCCGCTGCTGTTCGTTGAGATCCAAATGTTTGGCGATCTTTCCCGTCACCCAGTCGGCTCGTTCCTCCGGGGTATGATGATGACGGAAGCAAGCCGACGTTCCAAGCAGGCCGACCAAGATCATTATGCCGACCGCGGCTCTGATTACATGCGTGTTCATAACCTTGCTCCTTTCTGTCCCGACTCAACCTCGTTGTCCTCTCGCCGTCACTGGACTTCCACCGTGATCGTATCGCTCGCGGCAAGATGGTCATGATCATGGGTTGCAGCTTGCACTTTGATTTCGTGGGTGCCCTTGCTCAATCCCCTGAATGTACCGGGAAACTTTTTCTGAGGCTCGCCGTCGAGATAGACGTGCCCATGCGCCGCCTTGGTCCCTTTGACGAGTTCATATTGCAGTTCAAACGTCTCTCCGACCTTGGCCCCATTTTTCGGCGATGTGATCCTGATCTTCGACCCGTCATCTTCATCGGCCAAGGCGGAACCCATCGAGATACCCAGGCTCAAAACAATGAGAGCAAGGCCCGTGAACAACACTCGTTTCATGATGACCTCCTTGTTGGAAACCTGTCCCTTCATGGTTCAGGCAGTTGGTGATTGAGTCCATCCGTTGCATCGCATCAGACATCGTCGTCCGACGCTACCAGATGAAACAGCAAAGACCGTTCCAGTTCTGTCCTCGACGGGTCTTCACCCATAAGTTCTTGTCGAATCGAGTCAATTGATTCGCGAGACCGAGGAGACTCGTCGCTGATGGAAGGGACTGACGAAGCGAAGCGACGAGATATCGTCAGATGACGAAGCGGATCGTCACTGCCTAGCCTGCATTATTCATGGAGGTTCATGACGAAACGGCGGAGACGCCAGGCGAGACGGGCGTGCGGAACCCAGGGGACTGACACCCTTCCGCGCGTCTGTCTGCCCGCCGCATGGCTTCGGCAGGCGGGCGCGTGGTGTCTGCCCCCGTTCCGAACTGAGACAGGCACCGTCGAGGACGACGGAGCCAGTCCCCGAACAGTTTGTCGACCGACCGAGGGGCGAGCCCGCCCGCCACACCAAGCTTCGCTTGAGCCGGCGCGTTCGATCAAATCGCGGCGGAGAGGCTTGTCGCAGCAGCGAATCCGCGATTGCAGCAGAAGCGGTCATGAATAATGCGGGATAGGGCGGGATGCGGTTGCCGGCGTTGCGCAGAATGACGAGATCGCCGGGGACCGTCTGGGTCAGCAGGGTGGGGCTCACCCGGCTGTCCGAGCAGGTCACAAACAGCGCGTCCAGCTCCTGTCCCTTGCTCAGGCGTTCGAACAGCTCCTTCTTTCGTCCAAAGACGCCGGACTAAAACCGGTGGATGCCGTCGACTAGTTTTTTCATTCGGCCCACTCCAGGTGATCTTCGACCGCCTTACGACGACCCCGCTTGCACCACACACGTCGGCCGCTCATCCTTCCAGGCCTCTTCCCACAGGCGAAAGCCGCCGACAAACGCATGGCGATTGTCGCCGAGGCGGGTTCGCTTCGGCAGCGCCCCCACTCTCTTCGCGTTGCCGCCGCCGAGCACCACGTAGTCCGGCTGGAACGCCTCCCGAAGCCCCGACACCACATCGAGCACGTACCGGCGCCATTTTTTCTTGCCCTGTCGCTTGAGGCCGCGCAGGCCGACGTAGTCCTCGTAGGTGCGGCCCTTGCGATACCGAAGATGCGCCAGCTCCATCGGTACCAGCACGCCGTCCGTGATCAAGGTCGAGCCCAGACCGGTGCCGAGACCGAGAAACAGCATGCGCCCGCCCTCGTAACTGCCGAGGGCCTGCATCGCCGCGTCATTGACCACTTTGACCGGCACGCCGAAGGCCCGGCGAAAACTGTACTTCACCCAGCCTCCGCCGAGATTTTTCGGTTCTGCGACCGGACGTCCGTCACGGACCGGTCCGGGATAGCCGATGGCGACCGCATCGTAGGTCCAGTCGGCCGTCGCCTGCTTGACCGCTTGAACCATGTTTCCCGCCGTCATGGCCGGGCCGGACGGAATCCTGCGAGGCGCCGCATGCCCGGTGGCAAGGACTTTTACATTGGTGCCTCCCACGTCGATCACCAGCACCTTTATCGGACTGCCGGATCTCCCTCCGTTTCCCTTCACACGCACAGGCCGACCCGCCTTGACCATCGGGTTCTCCGTCTTCAGCGTTACAGTCTGTTGCTTCCTTCGTTGAGCAGGTTACGGCTTCTGATCCAGGTTGTGCTTGAAGCCTGCCTTCTTATGCGAGCCGTCGCAGAAGGGCTTGCTCGCGGAATGGCCGCATCGGCACAGCCAGGTTTCATTTCCCTCGACCGCGATCTCCCGGCCACCCTCGGTCACGATCTTGAACGTTCCCTTCACGTAATAGGGTCCATCATTCTTGGGAGTGATAATGACGTCGCTCATATCGTCCTCCTTGGTTGGTTTCATCCGCGCTCGTATCCGACCGTAAACCGTCTCCAGCTATGCTTCGGCTGTTCCACCGTAACCTGTGGCACCGGCCATCTCAACGTTCATCGACAGGCCTCCTGACGTTCATTTTGAAGGAATCTCCATGTTCGATCCATTTCGATCTATACCTGTGGCGCACCCTCAGTTCGCTTGAATGGTGACGAACGGTGAC belongs to Nitrospira sp. and includes:
- a CDS encoding cupin domain-containing protein yields the protein MLNRVFMLTGLIAVAVAAGAVAASEGGGSKSSTLLKSTASWNDIRYVAYPAGQPELTTLRMTIPANAKLDWHRHPMPNTAYILSGTLTIEEKGTGRKATYHAGQSFAESVDNVHRGTTGAEPVVAIVTYAGVSGQPLSIPVPEAGH
- a CDS encoding GMC oxidoreductase; protein product: MPNLWDDSLRGVVLLQPKNRWTVRLASRDPMAKPEIDPRYLSEIEDVDTSIAGLRIPQHVAQADILKPWAETIFSAPNASDAELAASVPGDIGTVRMGAGDGPAAGQGHRCPGGPDDEDLSARSVIFPHNQTCKEKRHDLIRRRSCR
- a CDS encoding NAD(P)H-dependent oxidoreductase, with translation MAHVLIGLAPEDLKLEIVEIGDLPLYNEDLEQKTPPAAWTAFRKKVKTFDAVLFVTPEYNRSVPAALKNALDVGSRPYGRSVWSGKPGAIVSVSPGHIGGFGANHHLRQSLVFLDVPILQQPEAYIGNVADLLDESGELANENTKKLLIAFMATFGKWIASNRSKA
- a CDS encoding aldehyde dehydrogenase family protein → MRVLVDAKVHDALVEKLVPLVRALPYGNPADPKTVVGPLVTRKAVDGVFAKIERVKAARARMLVGGPAQGRVVPPHLFVDVDPTHALARQEVFRPVLPVMRFRTDDEAMATDTEYGMAGAVFSPDVARAQRFAMGLDAAMTNINDQTRQTDIYGPFGGEKNSGFGRVNGEWIIEEFTRPHWVTQQDIRRAHLF
- a CDS encoding Spy/CpxP family protein refolding chaperone, which codes for MNTHVIRAAVGIMILVGLLGTSACFRHHHTPEERADWVTGKIAKHLDLNEQQRAKLDAVKQEMLAARAKVGKERQTLIDDAVAQIQADRLDQAKVLELLERRQELQRQVASQVVPKLEGFHASLTPEQKAKAVEHLRHLQERMGSSLVGM
- a CDS encoding ROK family protein: MVKAGRPVRVKGNGGRSGSPIKVLVIDVGGTNVKVLATGHAAPRRIPSGPAMTAGNMVQAVKQATADWTYDAVAIGYPGPVRDGRPVAEPKNLGGGWVKYSFRRAFGVPVKVVNDAAMQALGSYEGGRMLFLGLGTGLGSTLITDGVLVPMELAHLRYRKGRTYEDYVGLRGLKRQGKKKWRRYVLDVVSGLREAFQPDYVVLGGGNAKRVGALPKRTRLGDNRHAFVGGFRLWEEAWKDERPTCVVQAGSS
- a CDS encoding CDGSH iron-sulfur domain-containing protein, coding for MSDVIITPKNDGPYYVKGTFKIVTEGGREIAVEGNETWLCRCGHSASKPFCDGSHKKAGFKHNLDQKP